Genomic window (Aquimarina sp. BL5):
ATTTTTACCAAGATGAAGGTAAAAGACAAATGATATATGATTTCCTTCAAAACGGATTAAGAGACCGATTAACGCTTTTTTGGAGTAATCATTTTGTGACCGAAGATCAAGTATACAGAAGTCCTGCTTATCAATATCAATATTATAATCTTCTTCAGCTACACTCACTTGGTAATTTTAGACAATTTGTATATGATATAGGTATTTCTTCTTCTATGTTGGTTTATCTAAATGGTGACGAAAACACTAGAGATAGACCTAATGAAAATTATGCTCGAGAATTGTATGAGTTATTTACACTTGGAGTGGATAATGGATACAATGAAAACGATATTATCGAAACCGCCAAAGCCATTACAGGTTGGGTAGAGACCAATGATATTCCGTGGGGACCTATAACCTTTAATCCAGCACGGTTTAGTAATGATACTAAAGATATTTTTGGGCAAACTGCTAATTTTGGGTATTACGGTCTTGGCAGTCCAGATGATATAGTTGCTCACCTATTTACGCAAAGACAAACCCTAATTGCCAATTATATCTGTGGTAAATTATACACCTACTTTGTAAGCTCTACTTGTAATGAAGCAATTGTAGCGCAAATGGCACAGACATTTATTGATAATAATTTCGAGATTGCACCTGTACTCCGTCAACTATTTAAAAGTGAACATTTTTTTAACATAGAAGCAATCGGTGCAATTATTAAAAGTCCTATTGATTTATTTGTTTCCTTTTTTAACGAATTACATTTCGAGTCGCCACCTACACTGGATTCGCTAAATTCCTTATTAGGTAGAACCACTACCATAGGACAAGAGGTGCTTAATCCAATTGATGTAGAAGGTTGGCAAGGAAATGAAGACTGGATTAGTCCGGATTATTTAATTGGTAGATGGGAAGGTGTTCAAAACATTCTTAATACTTCTTACTCCCAAAATCAGGCACAATTTAGTCTATTCCTAGATCAATTACCTATCGGAACCTTAGCAGATGGTTTCGTAAATAATACTTTACAAGGCGAACAGGTAAACGTCGTGGTAAAAGCAATTCTAGATTATTTTCTACCTAGAGGATTAGAAGATCAAACGTTGTTTGATGAAGCCTTAGCTATTTTTAAGGAATTTTATCCAGAGAATTATTACGAACCAGATGCAGTAGCTCCTTTTCTTTGGACCTTAGATTTACCGGGAGTTTCCGATCAATTTTATGCGCTACTTAGTCATATCGATGAATTGCCTGAATTCCAACTTAAATAATAAACCTATGTGTGATACGCATCAGCCCAACAATATAAAAGCAACAAAAACAACCTCCAAAGAAGGAGTTTGTAATCCAGACGAACATAAAAAATGGAATCGTAGATCTTTTTTACAAGCGTTAGGACTTGTAGGTGGTGGATCTATGATGTTAGCAAATACTAACCTTACTGTTTCTAGACCTTCACCATTATCCCAAGCCTTAAGTCAGGCTGAAACCGATAACATATTAATTATTTGCAGATTTGGAGGAGGAAATGATGGTTACAATACCATTATTCCTGTAAATCAATACGATATTTATGCAAATGCCAGACCCCTAATTAAAATTCCTCCTAGTGAATTCATAAACTTAGAAGAAAATGAATATGCCATGCCTAAACCCATGAATAAGTTAGAAAACTTATGGGGAGATGGACAGATGAAAGTGGCTCACGGAGTAGGTTATGAAGACCAAACATTATCTCATTTTAGAGGAACTGATATTTGGGCAAATACGAATCTGACTGAAGAAGAGCGATCTGGTTTTATGGGTAGATATTTTCAGAGATTATATCCTAGTTACATAACCGATCCACCACCAAGTCCACCATCTATTCAGATTGGTAGTCTTGGAAATCTAATTTTTAGAGGCCCGGAAAATGATTTCTCATTTGCAATTTCGGACCCTGGGCGATTAGAGCAATATATCGAAAGTCAGGGATACAGCTTAGATCCTGCTCCTGATTGTACCTATGGTGATCGATTAAACTTTATAAGAGAAAGCACCAATGTAACCTACACCTATGCTGAAGCAATTTTTGATGCCTTTAACCGATCCACTGATTTTGGAGGATATTTAGAAGATGATAGTTTCGCGAGACAAATGCGAATTGTTGCTCGTTTAATAAAAGGAAATCTTGGGACTAAAGTTTATATGGTTACGCTTGGGGGATTTGATACTCATAACAATCAAATACAAAGACACCAACAGTTACTAAATTCTTTTTCTGAAGGGATTAGTAATTTTTATGCCGATCTACAAGCTTCTGGATGGGATGATAAAGTATTGACTATGACAATCTCTGAGTTTGGAAGAAGGCTGGTAGAAAATGGTTCTTTAGGAACAGATCACGGTACGGTTGCTCCTATGATGTTTTTTGGAACAGGGCTTAATGGTAACGGCTTCATTGGAGAACACCCTGAACTTCCGACAAACCCATCAGTAGGATATAATGCTGAACAAACAAATGACTTTAGACAAATCTATTCTACTGTAATGAAAGAATGGTTATGTATCCCTGCAGATACAGTAAACCAGGCATTACTTGGTGCAGAGTTTGAATCATTGGATCTAGGATTTACTTGTGGTGGCGTTAGTCCCAATATACCTGGAGATGGAGAAACACTCTCGCATATAGTAACCTATGATGGAGGTCAAACTTTTATTAATATTAATAATCCAGAAACGACTCATGTAGACATTACATTGTTCAATATCATTGGGCAAAAAGTAGCCACATTAAGAAATGAAATGCTTCTGGAAGGAGATCACATTATAGATGTAAAAGAATCTGCCGGAACCAGATTAAGTACTGGTCAATATGTATATAGAATTGAAACTGGAACAGGTGAATTTAGTAGATCACTGATGATTTCCTAGAAAGAAAAAATACTTCTTTTTTTAAAAAGCTCTGGTTATCAATAACCGGAGCTTTTTGTTTTAGCACAAATTCAAAGATTAAACAACAAGCCTCTCTTTTTAAGACAATTATAAGTTATTTTAATACTTTTTAACATTCGAAAAATTATTAAAATAACGAATACTCATTGACCAGCAGCGTATACTAAAAGTACACGTATATTCATTCCCTAAATTCATAAGTTTAAGTCAATTTTGATAGTAAGTAGAAGGGTTCTCTTCTTACAATAAACAAAATCAAAATTTTTCATAATAATGGCTAAATGTTTCTTAATAAGAAACTAATTATCAAATAATTACGTTCCAAAAATTAAACTAATACAATATTCTTAACTAACACAAATTCTTATGATGACAACAAATACTTCGTGTAATGTTGCTTCATTAAATGTCTATTCTCCAACTAATACAAATCCCTGGAATAGACAAAAGATTAATCATTTGTATAGAAGACTTGGTTTTGGCGCTACTCCTGAAATGGTAGACAGCGCTCTTAATCAAAGCCCTTCGAATTTAATTGATAGTCTTATTGATGAAGCTTTGAATCTAAACCCAACTCCAGCACCTGAATGGGGGTATTGGATAAAAGATGACTTTGATGCCACACCAGAAAATCCTTTTTCATATAGAAGGGATTGGAAAAATCAAATGGTAGCAGATATGTTTCAAAATAATCTCCGAGATCGTCTTACCTTATTTTGGAGTAATCATTTTGTAACAGAAGATAACACATATCAAAGTCCTGCTTATATGTTTCAATATTACAATCTACTACAATTTCATTCGTTAGGTAATTTTAAGGACTTTACTTCAGATATAGGACTTTCTTCGGCCATGTTAATTTACTTAAATGGATATCAAAACACAAAAAATAGGCCTAACGAGAATTACGGAAGAGAACTTTATGAACTTTTTACTTTAGGAGTAGACAATGGATATACACAAAATGATATTGTAGAGACTGCAAGAGCATTAACCGGTTGGAATGAAAGAGAACAACGTTGGGGAGCCATCACTTTTGACAATAACAAATTTGATAATGAAAATAAAATAATTTTTGACCAAGAAGGTAACTGGGATTATAATGATGTTATACGGATTTTGTTTGAGCAAAGACCCGCGCAAATTGCAAAATTTATTTGTGGTAAATTCTATCGCTATTTTGTTAGTCCTTCTGTGAATGAAGATATTGTTGATCAACTTGCACAGACTTTTCTGAACAACAACTTCGAAATTGCACCAGTATTAAGACAATTATTTAAAAGTGAACATTTTTTTGACGAAAAGAGTCAAGGTGTACTTATTAAAAGTCCCGTTGATATACAAATCAATTTCTTTAAAGATCTAAATTTCGAATTACCTGCGGATTTTGAATTTAATAACAAAATAAGAGGTGGATGCACAGAATTAGGGCAAGATTTACTTAAACCGACGGATGTAGCAGGTTGGCAAGGAGATAAAGATTGGATTGATTCCAGTACGTTAACCACAAGATGGGATAGAATTGGTTGGTATTTATGGAGATCGTGGAGACATAATGAAGAACAGTTTAGAACACTTGCAATAAACATTATGGGTAGTGATTCTAACGATGTGGAGCTTGTGTCCAAATCTATATTAGATAACTTCCTTTCTAAAGAGTTACTAAGTGACACAGAATATAGTCAGGGATTGGAAATTTTTAAAGATCAGGTTCCTGAAAACTATTTCGAAGATGGTACCTGGAATCTTAATTGGGATGCCGCTCCCAGACAAGTCTATAGACTATTAGAATTTCTTATAACAATTCCCGAATTCCAACTTAAATAGAAAAATCATGTGTGATACTCATTATAAAAACTTCACTCCTAAGCCTGATAGTTGTAATAATCAGGAGCATAAAAAATGGAACAGACGCTCATTTCTACAAGCTTTAGGTATTGTAGGCGGAGGAACTGTAGCGTTTGCGAATACAGCGTTATCCGTATCAAAACCCTCACCTCTATCAGCTGCGCTAAACCAATCAGAAACGGATAGAGTACTTATTATTGTTAGACTTAAAGGAGGTAATGACGGATTAAATACCGTCATTCCAATAAACCAATACGATGCGTATGCTAACGCGCGTCCTAATATAAGAATACGACAAAATCAGTTATTTAATCTTAATGACGATTATGGAATGCCTAATTACGCCAATAAATTCGAGCGATTATGGGGTGATGGTAAAATGAAAATAGTTCATGGTGTTGGATACGAAGAAAGTGCCTTATCGCATTTTACAGGTTCTGACATTTGGGCAACTTCTGATGTAACCGATCAAGAAGAAACCGGCTGGATGGGACGATATTTTGAAAAACTCTATCCTGATTATTTACTAAGTCCTCCAGAACGTCCTGCAGCGATCCAAATTGGAAGCAGCGGTAATCTCATTTTTAATGGAGAGCAAAATAACTTTGCTTTTTCTGTGGCTGATCCTAAGAAACTCTTTGAAATTGCTCAAAACGGATCTCTTTATGATTTAAGTAATCTTCCGGATTGTACACATGGAGAAAAAGTAGGATACCTAAAAGGTGTCGCTAATACTACATTTACCTATGCAGGTGTCATTAATGATGCCTATGAAAGCACATCTGACTTTGGAAATTATCCCGATAATAGATTGTCACAACAATTAAGTGTGGTTTCTAGACTAATAAAGGGTAATTTAGGAACTAAAGTGTATTTTGTGACTCTAGGTGGTTTTGATACTCATAATGATCAGTTAAATAGACAGGAACAGCTTCTTACTCAACTATCAGAAACAATGTCTCATTTTTATGATGATCTTAAAGATGCAGGATGGGATGATAAAGTTGTTGCTATGACTATTTCAGAATTTGGAAGAAGGGTAAAAGAAAATGGATCTCGTGGAACGGATCACGGTACTGCTGCACCGATGATGCTTTTTGGAACTGGATTAGACGGCAATGGTCTTATCGGGGAGCATCCTGATTTATCTAACTTGAATAGAAACGGAAACCTATACAACACTAACGATTTTAGACAAGTCTATGCTTCTATGATGAAAGAATGGTTATGTATAGATGGTAATGTTGTAGATCAAGTTCTTCTAGATCAAGAATATAATGCTCTCGACTTAGGCTTTAATTGCAGTAGTCTTGGCACCGATAACGAAATTCCTGATTTTCAAACCTTCAGTCATACCGTCACTTATACCGGTAGTCAATCTTTTCTTCATATAAATAATGCCCAAGTAGGTCACGTTAATATTGACTTATATAGCATTACTGGGCAAAAAATAGCAACATTAAAAAATGAAATCCTCTTAGAAGGAGAACATGTCATTAATGTAAAAGAAGCAGCTAAGACTAGATTATCTGAAGGCTTTTATGCGTATAGAATAACAAAAGGTAAACAACAATATAGCAAACCGGTAATGATTTTATAACTGGATTCAACATCCTATTTTATGTTAGACAGTATCGGATTAATTTCTGATACTGTTTTTTATTTTTATGTGTAAAAGACCCTCTAATACCTTTAGCAATTGCACATTATTTAAGTTTTACATTAATTAAATAAAGCCTTCTTATTTTATCTCAGTGTTTAGTACCTTTGTGCCTCATTTTTAAAAGCATTATGAACGCACCTAAGAGATATACAATTACATCAGCCTTACCATATACAAACGGACCTATTCATATTGGACATTTAGCAGGAGTTTACGTGCCCGCAGATATCTATTCCAGGTATCTTAGAATCACTGGGAATGATGTAGCATTTATTTGTGGTAGTGATGAGCATGGTGCGGCTATCCCAATGCGTGCAAAAAAAGAAGGAGTTTCTCCTCAGGTAATTATAGATAAGTATCACGCAATCATCAAAAAATCTTTTGAAGACTTCGGAATTACTTTCGATAATTACTCCAGAACCTCTGCCCCTATTCATCACGAAACAGCTTCAGAGTTTTTTAAAAAATTATATGAAGATGGAAAATTTATTGAAGAGACATCAGAACAATTATATGATGCAGAAGCAGATCAGTTTCTTGCAGATAGATTTGTAACTGGTACTTGTCCAAAGTGCGGAAACGAAGAAGCGTATGGTGATCAGTGTGAAAATTGTGGTAGTTCATTAAACGCAACAGATTTAATAAACCCGAAATCGACTATCTCTGGAGCAAAACCAACATTAAAACAAACGAAGCATTGGTTTTTACCATTAGATCAATATGAAGATTTTTTGAGAGAATGGGTATTAGTTGGGCATAAAAAAGATTGGAAAACAAATGTATATGGCCAGATTAAATCATGGGTTGATGATGGATTAAGACCAAGAGCAGTTACTCGTGATTTAGATTGGGGAATTCCTGTTCCTGTAGAAGGTGCAGAAGGAAAAGTATTATATGTTTGGTTTGATGCACCGATTGGATATATTTCATCTACAAAAGAATGGGCAGCCAGAGAAGGAAAAGATTGGGAACCTTATTGGAAAGATAAAGATACAAAGCTTGTACATTTCATTGGAAAAGATAATATCGTATTTCACTGTATTATTTTTCCAAGCATGTTAAAAGCAGAAGGAAGTTATATTTTACCAGAAAATGTGCCTGCTAATGAGTTCTTGAATTTGGAAGGAAATAAACTCTCTACTTCTAAAAACTGGGCTGTTTGGTTACACGAATATTTAGAAGATTTTCCTGATAAACAAGATGTATTAAGATATTCTTTAACAGCTAACGCTCCAGAAACTAAGGATAATGATTTCACTTGGAAGGATTTTCAGGATAGAAATAATAACGAATTAGTAGGTAATTTTGGAAATTTTATCAATCGTATAGTTGTATTGACAAACAAATACTATAATGGTGTAGTTCCTGCTCCAAACGAATTTTCTGAAGTAGATCTACAAACGTTGACTGAATTAAAGGCATACCCAAGTGTTATTAGCAGTTCTATAGAGCGATATCGATTTAGAGAAGGATCTCAGGAGTTGCTAAATGTTTCTAGATTAGGTAACAAATACTTAGCGGACGAAGAGCCTTGGAAATTAATGAAAACCGATCCAGAACGTGTAAAAACTATTATGTATGTTGGTTTACAGGTTGCAGCTGCCTTAGCTACCTTATCAGAACCGTTTTTGCCTTTCACTTCTCAGAAATTAAAAAACATGCTAGCGGTTAACTCCAATGAACTGGAGACGCTTTGGAACGAAATTGCAACTAAAGAAGTATTACTTCCTGCAGGTCATACTATAGAAAAAGCAGAACTATTATTTTCTAAAATTGAAGATGCTGATATCCAAAAGCAATTAGACAAACTAGAGGCTACTAAAAAAACCAACGAAGCTGAAAATAAAATTATCGAACCACAAAAGTACACAGCAACTTTTGAGGATTTTACTAAAATGGACCTAAGAGTAGGAACTATTATAGAAGCAGAGAAAATGCCAAAAGCTAAAAAACTATTAGTGCTTAAAGTAGATACAGGAATTAATGTTAGAACGATCGTTTCAGGTATTGCAGAACATTTTAAACCAGAAGATCTTATTGGTAAAAAGGTAACAGTACTCGTAAATCTAGCTCCTAGAAAATTAAGAGGCGTAGAAAGTGAAGGTATGATCCTTATGACAGAAACTCCCAATGGAAAACTAGTATTTCTGAACCCAGATGAGGATGGAGTGAATCCTGGAGCTGTGATTAGTTAAAATATAGTACAACACTAGTTACTTAAATTTTTTCTTCTATATCTTTTCTAAGGTCTAATTTTCTAAAGGCTGGTGAAATAATAGACGTAAAAATAACAGTTAATAGTGTCATACTTCCACCAAATACAACAGCAGTTACAGTGCCCATGTATTTAGCAGTAATGCCACTTTCAAAGGCACCTAGCTCGTTTGAAGATCCTACAAACATGGAATTTACAGAAGATACTCTCCCTCTCATATGATCAGGGGTTTTAAGCTGTAGTATGGTTTGCCTTATTACCATTGAAATTCCATCTGTAATTCCACTAAAAAACAAAGCAATCACTGAAATCCAAAAAACAGAAGAAACACCAAAAACTATAATACTCACTCCAAATCCAAAAACAGCTACTAATAACTTGATACCCGCTTTTTTATTAATCGGAAAATAAGCTGTGGTAAACATAATTATAAATGCTCCTACAGCTGGAGCGGCTCTTAAAACACCAAAACCTTGAGGCCCAACTTTGAGAATATCCTGAGCAAAAACAGGCAATAATGCAATAGCACCTCCAAAAAGGACAGCAATCATATCCAAAGTAAGAGCCCCCAAAACTGCTTTGGTCTTAAAAACGAATCTTAATCCTTCTTTCAAACTTTTAAATACAGGTTCCCCTATGTTGGGATTCATTATTGGTTTTTTAGGGATCTTAAACAAACAAATGAAAGCTAGTGTAGCCCAACCAACAATAACTAACATCGACCAATGCACATCAATCAAACCAATAGTAAATCCAGCAAGTGCTGGGCCAGCTACAGCTCCAATTTGCCATGTGGAACTACTCCAAGTAGCAGCATTAGGGTATATCTTTTTGGGAACTAATAATGCCAGAAGAGAAAATATCGTGGGACCTAAAAAAGCTCTTACAATACCTCCTAAAAAGACAAGAAAGTAAATTCCATATAAGATAGTAGATTCAGGCAGCGAACTCCTAATACTAGGTAATGTCAATAGAAACAAACCTAAACTAATTGCCAAAAACCCTAAAATACATATTAGTAGTAAACCTTTCTTCTCTTTTTGATCAACAATATGGCCAGCAAATAAAGCCAAAGACACGGCAGGAACTATCTCCATTAGTCCAATGATACCTAAAGAAAGAGGATCTTTTGTGAGACTATACACTTCCCATTCGATTACTATAAACTGCATAGTCCAAGCCATCACCAACGATAACCGTATCAATAAAAAAATAGTAAACTCTTTATATCGTAATGCTGAGTATGGATCATTTTTCATTAAAAAGGCGATTAGTTTTTTAACAAAGATAGTATCTTCGTCTACAAAATATAGCCAATTGTTATCTTATCTGAAATGGCCAAAATACCATAGTATCCATTATACAAACTTGTATTAATAGTATGGTTTTTGATGATTAAATATGTGATATCGCCTAAACTATTGACATATAAAGCAACTTATTAAAAAAATGAAACGATATATAATACTCATTAACTTACTATCCATATGCTTTTTCTCCAAGGCACAAGAGAAAGTATTTGAATTAAAAGATAGTTTTGTAAAATTTCAGTCTAATAAGGAATCTTATGCATTACCAAATCAGCTTACTGGTGATTTAATGCTTCTATTAGAAGAAGGTAGACAGTTTCGCGCACATTTGCTAGATAACGGCTACACCAATACATCTAAGATTTCTACCAAAACAATCCCTTCTAAATACAGATACATCCTAGGATATAATATTGAAGGAAATACATATTCCATTTTCTTCAGTGATAGTTGGAGTACTAAATTTGGAGTTCAAACTTTTGACTTTGACACAAAAACTGCTAAAAACACATTTTTAGACTTTAAAATTAAAGGAGAGAAATATGTAGAAAGTGTTGTTTACAACAACAAAATTCATGTAATCACCATTACAAAAAAATCATCGGATCTGAATATTTACACTTTTGACAAACAATTTATACCTACTAAAAATACAGTTTCTTTAAAAGAATTAGAATATCCTAACCCTAGAAGCAGAAATCACACCATAAATGCATACTATCTGTTACTTTCTGATACAGGAGGAATTTCTCGTTCTGTTATAGATATTGAAAAAATCGAAGGAAGCAACCCTAACGTTATTGAAACTACTTCAAAAGAAAACAAGTTATATCAGTTTAACAATCAATTGGTTTTTAGTTTTGACTATAATCATAAGAAAACTCAATTGTGCTTTATTGATTTAGAGACTTTTGAAACCGTTGTGAAATCTTATGATAAGCCATCTAATACTGAAGAGGGATATCGTAAAAGTAATTCTTATATATTCGATAATAAGCTTTTTCAGATCGCCAGTTCCAATCAAAAAATGAAATTTACTGTATTGGATCTTAAGACTGAAAAAATGATTAAAGAATATAAAGTAACTAAAGAAGATACGATTCGATTTAAAAATTCGCCTATCATTCAGGAAGGAGGAGGTATACTTCCTGGTTTTTCAGAGAATAGAGTTAGAGAAATGGAAAAAACATCCAAATATCTTAGGAAAATCTCTTCCTCTGATTTAGGGATATCCGTGTACAAAGTAGATAATGCTTATAATATCGTACTTGGGGGCACAAAAGAAATTACTACTAGCAATGGATATACTGGAATTAATGGATTTGGTGGTGGATTTGGTATGGGAGGTACTGTTGGTGGTTCTACTGTTGCGTGGATAGGCTTTAATCCAACCTTCTATAACTATAGTAGTTATACAACCACAAAGTCTACATATATCAACTGCCTGTTTGATAATAACTTTGATCATATCCAAGGAGATATTAAGAAAAATGGCTATGATCGACTATTTGAATTTGAGGACAATTTAGATATCAAAACCAAAGCGGTTAATATCTTTTTACACAAGGACAGGTTACATTATGGTTTCTTCGATCCCAATAAAAGAACCTATGAATTATACAGCTTTAAAGAATAGTCCTCTACATTAAAAATAATCTATTAGTACATAAAATAACTATAAAAAGATGGTCTGACTCTTATGTCCCATATAAACCATAAGATTTAAAAAACATATATCGTATATAATTAATCATATGTATACGTTCGCTACCTTACCTTATTTATATTTTTACGAGAATTAAAACTCTCAAAAAAATCATAAATCAGATATCGGAAAACAAATGAAAAAAAGTATTTTAATCATCTCGTTGTTATACATAAATGTCACAAGTGCACAGTTTGAAATCAATTTTGAATCCTTAATGGATCAAAATGTCGTTTCTAATACAGACAAACTAATCTCTTATAGGGATTCAAACCCTAAAGTTAAAGGGATCAATACATCAGGAAATGTTGTAAAAGTAATAGAATTACCAGGAGCCGAATATTGGGGTTCTACAATAGTTGATAAGTTTCAAAGAAAGGTAAATTTTAAAAATGGAAGATATTTCAGTGTTGATTTTCTTTCCCCTAAATCAAAGGGAATGATCACTCTAAAATTTGGAAAAGATATCGAAAAAGATTTTATCTATTCAGGAAAAGCAAACACTTGGCGCAGAGCTGTTTTTAATTTTTCAAATATTTCAAAATCTACTACTTCTCTAAAAATTGAAATATTCTTTGACTTGAAAGATTATAGCGATCCTTCTACATTTACTGATAAAAATATGTCCGAAGAAGTCTTTTGGTTTGACAATATTCGACAAAGCAAGCGTAGAATACGTAAAAAGAGATAAGCTCTAATTTTATATTTATTAGATCCAGCTTAATTATACACAACATTTTATATCTAATTTATAATTAACGTTCATATTACTTGAGTATTTTCATATTCAAATCTACCCCCAACAACTTGATTTTTCAAATAACTATTGTGTTGTTTTGCCCCTAACATGGATCTTAAAACATCTTAATAGTGTAGCTTGATATCATTCTTAAAAGATAAAATAAAAATTTAGTTCACAGGGAATAGAGTA
Coding sequences:
- a CDS encoding DUF1800 family protein; the encoded protein is MISDTSCNLASLDPYVPTSENPWNVSKINHLYRRVAFGATKTQVTDALNQNDPSALVDSLIDAAIALAPNAAPEWGFWNRDQFEAAEEANEDNDINFYQDEGKRQMIYDFLQNGLRDRLTLFWSNHFVTEDQVYRSPAYQYQYYNLLQLHSLGNFRQFVYDIGISSSMLVYLNGDENTRDRPNENYARELYELFTLGVDNGYNENDIIETAKAITGWVETNDIPWGPITFNPARFSNDTKDIFGQTANFGYYGLGSPDDIVAHLFTQRQTLIANYICGKLYTYFVSSTCNEAIVAQMAQTFIDNNFEIAPVLRQLFKSEHFFNIEAIGAIIKSPIDLFVSFFNELHFESPPTLDSLNSLLGRTTTIGQEVLNPIDVEGWQGNEDWISPDYLIGRWEGVQNILNTSYSQNQAQFSLFLDQLPIGTLADGFVNNTLQGEQVNVVVKAILDYFLPRGLEDQTLFDEALAIFKEFYPENYYEPDAVAPFLWTLDLPGVSDQFYALLSHIDELPEFQLK
- a CDS encoding DUF1501 domain-containing protein, yielding MCDTHQPNNIKATKTTSKEGVCNPDEHKKWNRRSFLQALGLVGGGSMMLANTNLTVSRPSPLSQALSQAETDNILIICRFGGGNDGYNTIIPVNQYDIYANARPLIKIPPSEFINLEENEYAMPKPMNKLENLWGDGQMKVAHGVGYEDQTLSHFRGTDIWANTNLTEEERSGFMGRYFQRLYPSYITDPPPSPPSIQIGSLGNLIFRGPENDFSFAISDPGRLEQYIESQGYSLDPAPDCTYGDRLNFIRESTNVTYTYAEAIFDAFNRSTDFGGYLEDDSFARQMRIVARLIKGNLGTKVYMVTLGGFDTHNNQIQRHQQLLNSFSEGISNFYADLQASGWDDKVLTMTISEFGRRLVENGSLGTDHGTVAPMMFFGTGLNGNGFIGEHPELPTNPSVGYNAEQTNDFRQIYSTVMKEWLCIPADTVNQALLGAEFESLDLGFTCGGVSPNIPGDGETLSHIVTYDGGQTFININNPETTHVDITLFNIIGQKVATLRNEMLLEGDHIIDVKESAGTRLSTGQYVYRIETGTGEFSRSLMIS
- a CDS encoding DUF1800 family protein; this translates as MMTTNTSCNVASLNVYSPTNTNPWNRQKINHLYRRLGFGATPEMVDSALNQSPSNLIDSLIDEALNLNPTPAPEWGYWIKDDFDATPENPFSYRRDWKNQMVADMFQNNLRDRLTLFWSNHFVTEDNTYQSPAYMFQYYNLLQFHSLGNFKDFTSDIGLSSAMLIYLNGYQNTKNRPNENYGRELYELFTLGVDNGYTQNDIVETARALTGWNEREQRWGAITFDNNKFDNENKIIFDQEGNWDYNDVIRILFEQRPAQIAKFICGKFYRYFVSPSVNEDIVDQLAQTFLNNNFEIAPVLRQLFKSEHFFDEKSQGVLIKSPVDIQINFFKDLNFELPADFEFNNKIRGGCTELGQDLLKPTDVAGWQGDKDWIDSSTLTTRWDRIGWYLWRSWRHNEEQFRTLAINIMGSDSNDVELVSKSILDNFLSKELLSDTEYSQGLEIFKDQVPENYFEDGTWNLNWDAAPRQVYRLLEFLITIPEFQLK
- a CDS encoding DUF1501 domain-containing protein, with the protein product MCDTHYKNFTPKPDSCNNQEHKKWNRRSFLQALGIVGGGTVAFANTALSVSKPSPLSAALNQSETDRVLIIVRLKGGNDGLNTVIPINQYDAYANARPNIRIRQNQLFNLNDDYGMPNYANKFERLWGDGKMKIVHGVGYEESALSHFTGSDIWATSDVTDQEETGWMGRYFEKLYPDYLLSPPERPAAIQIGSSGNLIFNGEQNNFAFSVADPKKLFEIAQNGSLYDLSNLPDCTHGEKVGYLKGVANTTFTYAGVINDAYESTSDFGNYPDNRLSQQLSVVSRLIKGNLGTKVYFVTLGGFDTHNDQLNRQEQLLTQLSETMSHFYDDLKDAGWDDKVVAMTISEFGRRVKENGSRGTDHGTAAPMMLFGTGLDGNGLIGEHPDLSNLNRNGNLYNTNDFRQVYASMMKEWLCIDGNVVDQVLLDQEYNALDLGFNCSSLGTDNEIPDFQTFSHTVTYTGSQSFLHINNAQVGHVNIDLYSITGQKIATLKNEILLEGEHVINVKEAAKTRLSEGFYAYRITKGKQQYSKPVMIL
- the metG gene encoding methionine--tRNA ligase — its product is MNAPKRYTITSALPYTNGPIHIGHLAGVYVPADIYSRYLRITGNDVAFICGSDEHGAAIPMRAKKEGVSPQVIIDKYHAIIKKSFEDFGITFDNYSRTSAPIHHETASEFFKKLYEDGKFIEETSEQLYDAEADQFLADRFVTGTCPKCGNEEAYGDQCENCGSSLNATDLINPKSTISGAKPTLKQTKHWFLPLDQYEDFLREWVLVGHKKDWKTNVYGQIKSWVDDGLRPRAVTRDLDWGIPVPVEGAEGKVLYVWFDAPIGYISSTKEWAAREGKDWEPYWKDKDTKLVHFIGKDNIVFHCIIFPSMLKAEGSYILPENVPANEFLNLEGNKLSTSKNWAVWLHEYLEDFPDKQDVLRYSLTANAPETKDNDFTWKDFQDRNNNELVGNFGNFINRIVVLTNKYYNGVVPAPNEFSEVDLQTLTELKAYPSVISSSIERYRFREGSQELLNVSRLGNKYLADEEPWKLMKTDPERVKTIMYVGLQVAAALATLSEPFLPFTSQKLKNMLAVNSNELETLWNEIATKEVLLPAGHTIEKAELLFSKIEDADIQKQLDKLEATKKTNEAENKIIEPQKYTATFEDFTKMDLRVGTIIEAEKMPKAKKLLVLKVDTGINVRTIVSGIAEHFKPEDLIGKKVTVLVNLAPRKLRGVESEGMILMTETPNGKLVFLNPDEDGVNPGAVIS
- a CDS encoding MFS transporter — protein: MKNDPYSALRYKEFTIFLLIRLSLVMAWTMQFIVIEWEVYSLTKDPLSLGIIGLMEIVPAVSLALFAGHIVDQKEKKGLLLICILGFLAISLGLFLLTLPSIRSSLPESTILYGIYFLVFLGGIVRAFLGPTIFSLLALLVPKKIYPNAATWSSSTWQIGAVAGPALAGFTIGLIDVHWSMLVIVGWATLAFICLFKIPKKPIMNPNIGEPVFKSLKEGLRFVFKTKAVLGALTLDMIAVLFGGAIALLPVFAQDILKVGPQGFGVLRAAPAVGAFIIMFTTAYFPINKKAGIKLLVAVFGFGVSIIVFGVSSVFWISVIALFFSGITDGISMVIRQTILQLKTPDHMRGRVSSVNSMFVGSSNELGAFESGITAKYMGTVTAVVFGGSMTLLTVIFTSIISPAFRKLDLRKDIEEKI